From the Mesotoga prima MesG1.Ag.4.2 genome, the window TCAAATGGTCAAATACGAAAAGAAGTGGAGGGGTTAAGTTTGATAAAAGACTTTATACTCGATACCAATGTTCTTGTTCATGATCCATACTGTTTTGACAATTTTGAGGACAACAATCTAATCATTCCATTTCCCGTTCTTGAAGAGATAGACAAGCTGAAAAAAAACTCGGGATCTGTTGGCCAGAATGCTAGAAAAGTCAACAGGTTTCTCGATTCGTTGAGATCTAAGGGCAGACTGACCGAGGGTGTTAGGCTGGAGTCGGGCGGCACGCTGAGAATAGCAGTCTTCAATGAATTCAAGAGCCAGCTTCCGCCTTTTGCAGCAAGCGGGTACAAGGATAACGCTATCCTTCTATATATGAAAGAACTTGAACTCGTAGATAAACTTCCTGTGATACTTGTCAGTAAGGATATCAACATGCGAGTCAAAGCCGACATAATGGGGATGAAGGCTGAAGACTACCTTCACGATAAAGTTGAAATCGACGACAAGCTCTCAGGAGTTCACACGTTTGACGACTCAGCCCTTAGAGACAAGTTCATAGATAGGGACGAGCTTTCGGTGGATGAACTCTCCGATTCCGTTGGGGCAAATGAATTTGTTGACTTCGGAAAGGGAATATTCGGAAGGGTAACTCCCGACGGCGAAATGATAGTTCCTCTTGAAGTCACAATGGATACAAGCAACTGGGGGATAAAGCCCAGAAATTACGAACAGATGATGGCCATGGAACTGCTTTTGGACGATAGGGTGAGGGTCGTCTTTATACCAGGAATTGCCGGAACTGGTAAGACGCTGATTTCGCTTGCTTGTGGTCTGAGGAAGGTTGTAGATGAAAAGAAGTATGAGAGATTGCTTGTTGCAAGGCCTATTATCCCGATGGGACAGGATATAGGTTATCTTCCTGGCTCGATGGAGGAGAAGATAGATCCATGGATGACTCCAATTTACGACAATCTCTATTTGTTGTTCAGCAATCGCCATATGGACATGGACTCATTCTTGAAGAAGAGAGAACAATTGGAAGTTGAGGTCCTAAGTTATATTAGGGGGAGGTCAATACCTAACCAGTACTTCATAATTGATGAGGCTCAGAACCTTTCTCCGCATGAAATCAAGACGATTATAACGAGGGTGGGGGAGAATACCAAGATCGTCGTTATCGGTGATCCCTACCAGATAGATAATTCCTATCTCGATGCTTACAGCAATGGCTTGACATATGCGGCGTCAAGATTTAGGGACAAAGAACTCGCAGGCCACATCACTCTGATGAAAGGTGAGCGATCAGAACTTGCAAGTCTGGCCGCAGATTTGCTATGAGGTTTATGTATGGGTGAGATATTGGAATATGATCTCTTCGTAAAAATCAGGCCAGAGGACATTCATGTGCTTTGTTATATTGCCGAGGCAGAAGACAATCTGATGAACATCAGGCATGTTACTGACGAAGGACTACTTAAGATAATCGTCCCCGCCGATCTGCTGGAGGAAGTCAAGAGTTTTCTTCAAAGCATTAAGAACCGTATTGAACTGGAAGTGGTGGAGATTCGTGCGAATCCTGGACATACTTGATAACGCAGTACCGAACGAAAAGGCAGAAAACGTAAGAGAGATAGACTACGAGAGGCTCCGAAAACTCGGTTACAGTACGATTCTCTTCGATTATGACAACACAATTGCTGTATGGAGAGAACCTTTCGACATGAGGAACAAGCCCGTTATAGATAGCTTGATTTCATCTGGAATGAAGGTTGGAGTCGTTACTAACGGACCACAGTCGAGAGTCAAGAACCTGAAGGATCTCTTCGGAGAAGACCTGAAAGTGTATCACTCGATGAGGAAACCCGGGACAAAGGAGCTGAGGAAAGTTCTCAGCGAGATGAAATCGAGACCCGAAAAGACAGTAATAATTGGCGATCTTTTCTTCACGGATATAATTGCGGGAAATAGAATGGGTATGTACTCAATTCTGGTATCCCCTTTGGTGGATATCAGCCATAAATGGTATAAGAGACTTCTGGGGAAGGTCACAATTGCGGCCTATCTCGTTTTTTTCTTCACTGTTGGTTGGATATTCAGAACCGGAAGACTAGCAACGCCCCACCTTTTCGCAACGACCGTTATGGATATTGATTTTGATTCACTTAAAGATTCTGGTTATAGACTGATAATATTCGATTTTGACAACACCCTCGAAAAGTGGGGAGCTACCAGCGTTTCGAAGGAGAAACGATTGCTGATAAGCAGAGTAGAGCGGCTTGGCCTTGAAGTGGTTTTGATTTCAAACGGGAAATCAAATAGACTTGGAAAAATCGAAAGAGAACTTGGTAAGACAAAGGTTATTAGTCGGGCAAGAAAACCTTTTACATTCAAAGCAAAACGTGTATTGAAAGATTTCGGTATACCTCCATACAAGACGGTAATTGTTGGTGATCAGCTATTCACAGATATCATCATGGGGAACTTATTGGGTGCTTATACGGTTAAGGTAGAACCGATTTCCGACAGGGAGTTCTTCTGGACGAAGCTTGTGAGAAGAGTAGAGAGTCTCATATTGAGCAAGATGAGGAAGCATCCCGAAGTGGAGGCGTTGGATAGATGAAGTGTGGTGGTTGCGGTGCTGAGCTCCAGCATGATGACCCAGCCGGTTTAGGTTACATATCCAGATCGGTCATGGAATCCAGGCTTCAGTCGGGGAAACAAGTACTGTGTCGTAGATGTTTTTTGATCAAACACTATGGTTCTCTTTCTGAAGACGATAGAGTCGTTCATTCAATCGACAACCTAAAAGAATACCTCGATCTTGCGCAAGATGTTATCTACGTCATTGATATTTCAGATTTCGACGGGACCTGTAGAAGAGATATCTTGAGACTCCTGAAGGAGCACACCGTTCACTACATACTGAACAAGATAGATCTTCTGCCTAGGGAGGTTAAAATCGACGAGATAAGAGACTGGGCGGCCAGTATGCTTAAAGTACCTAAGGAAACCGTTAGACCCGTTTCTGTGCTGAAAAATCATGGTCTTAAATCACTCTTCTCTTATTTGAAATCGGCTTCCGAGGAGTTTGTCTCCGTAGGAGTGACAAATGTTGGGAAATCCTCTATTCTTAATGGTCTTATACAGTCTGAAGAACTTACAGTGAGCCGATTCCCTGGAACGACTGTGAAGGTAGCTTCTAAGAAAGTCGGCGGCTCCGCATTCACCGTTTATGACACGCCCGGAATCTTCACAAAGGACAGGATAACAGACCTTCTGAGTGTAGAAGATCAAAGCAGATTCCTTCCACGCAAGAAGCTTAACAAATCGACGATTCAGTTTCACGATGTTCGTACAGTTTTTCTTGGTGGATTTGTTAGGTTAGATGTAAAAAATGAGAGCGATCCGGTCGGGATATTCCATGTCTTTGTTCCTGAAAGTGTAACAGTGCACGAGACTAATTCCGATACGGGAAACGAAGAGTGGGACAGATGGTATGGAGGAATCTTGAAACCTCCTTTTTCGGAGTCGATTCGAAGCAATTACAAATGGAAAAGCGAAAGATTCAGACTTATAACCGGTCAAGAGCTTCATATATTCGGAATGGGATGGATAAATGTGGCAAAAGGTCCTCTGACGATCGCTGTAACTACCCCAGAGGGTGTTGCCACAAAAGTAAGAAAGGGACTTATTGGCGCGAAAAAATTCAAGAAGCAGAAATAACTGGAGGTGTTTTTGTGAAACTCAAGCAACCGGCAATCAAGACAGGCGTTTCAAACCGTCATCTTCATCTTAGTGCAGCAGATATCGAGAGTCTTTTCGGCAAGGGTCATGAGCTTACTCCAGTCAAGGATCTTGGACAACCTGGCCAGTTTGCATGTGATGAAAAAGTGATTCTCGTGGGTCCCAAAGGTGCGATCACAGGAGTAAGAGTTCTTGGACCTGCCAGAAAGGCAACTCAGATAGAGGTATCTAGAACGGATTCCTTTACTCTTGGCATAAAGCCACCAATTAAGGATTCCGGCGACCATACGGATACGCCCGGTCTCACGATTGTCGGTCCTAAAGGAACGGTAGTGCTGAATTCTGGAGTAATGCTGGCTAAGAGGCACATACACATGACGCCTGAGGACGCCGAAATCTTTGGTGTTAAGGACAAGGATATCGTTATGGTGTACGCTAAAGGTTCCGGAACGAGGAAAGTAGTATTCGACGATGTTCTAGTTAGAGTTCATTCCAGTTACGCTCTGGAGTTTCATGTAGATGTAGACGAAGCAAATGCGGCCATTCTCAACAACGACGATCCGGTATACATTGTTGAGGAGCTTTAAGTGATTTATCTGGGGACGAGCGGATACTCATTCCCCGACTGGGTGGGTACTGCTTATCCAGCGGAGATAAGCTCTTCTCAGATGCTGAGATACTATCACTCTGTTTGGAGATTCAACTCAGTTGAACTAAATTTTACTTATTATAGAATGCCAACATATAAGACAGTTACTGGAATGATTAGAAAGATACCTGGTGAGATGATCTTTGCAGTAAAAGCGCCGGGAAGAGTGACTCATGAGATATGGAAGAACGGTCTCAACGAGCTAGAAGAGATCTCGGATGAGTTCTATAATGCTCTTTTTCCAATGAAAGAAGAGGGAAGATTGGGCCCGTTGCTTTTTCAGTTTCCCTGGTCCTTCAAGAACAACAAAGAGAATATGTCTTACATTAAAGCAGTCGCAAAGACTTTCAGTTCAGATAAGAATTTGCTCGCTTTCGAATTCAGGCACGAGAGCTGGGCAGCTGAAGAGGTCTTCGAAACCATTGACAGATTGGGTGTGGTACCTGTAACCGTTGACGAACCTTCATTTGGTGGATTGTTTCCATATCTTCCGAGATCAGGTTCCAGGGGTGCTTATTTCAGGTTTCACGGGAGAAATCCCGATTGGTTCAACAGCAAGGGCAGTGAGAGGTACAACTACGATTACCCGAAAACTGATTTGAGACGTTTTGCACTCGATGTGCTAGAATTTCATAAGCATGATCTACCGGTCTATGTATTCTTTAATAATTGCTACATGGGAAGAGCAGTTCACAACGCTCTCCTGATGAGAGACATCTTAGGAGGTGCCTGAATAAAGAATGACCTTTTCTGATTACATAAATGTGGTTCTCAGAATGATAGCTGAGGGAAACGAAACTCATGAGATCTATGAACAGCTTCAGAAACTTGGCTTGAGGGAAGTTGAGATCACCGAGGTCTATAATGCCGTTATTAGCATGATTACTTCCGGTTCTGAATCAACGGAAGTCATCTTGGACGGTTATTACGACCCAAGGAAAAGAGTCTTCCTTGATGAAGAGCTGAAAGCGATAATTAGCGTTCCAGGTCTGTATAAATCTCTTTTGTGGGGAGATATTTCCCCCGGTGATTTTGAGAGAACATTAAGCGATTTTTCTTCCTACAGTTGAAAAACCCGCCATTAGGCGGGTTCCCTCTACGTAATCCATTTTGCAACAGGTATGAAGTATCTGTGAGGTAGTCTTTCGGGGTTGGGAATTACTCTAACAGTGTATGCAAGCTGCCCTTCTTCAGCTACGGTGAATTTGCCTCCATAGACATATTCGCCGTGAACATCTTCCTTAACTAACTTCATGGGGTAAAGACTAAACCCGTCCATTTCTCCTTCGTCATTCATCTTTGCCACGAAGATCTCGACCTGAACCTCAGAAGGATCCATAGTACCGAGATATATGTTCGCTGAAACAGAAATCTCCTGTCCTACCTTAACGGACTTTGCAGAAGTCTCACCTATCATATTGGGCTTGATTCTTATGGCATTCCAGCTTGAACTGAATTTGTCTTTCCAGATGGCAACACTCTTCGCGAGTTTGAAATCATCTTTTTCGACTTCTTTGGAAAGATCGGCGACTGGGAAATATAGATCCTCAGCATAGTCTGCGATCATCCTGTGAGTATTGAATTTGCTTCCGATTTCTTTGATAGAGTTTTTCATTCTCTTTGCCCACTCTTTGGCAACTCCCTTTTCGTCTCTAGAGTAGTAAAGGGGAATTATCTCCTTTTCAAGTGAGCTGTAAATGGAAACGGAATCAATTCTATCCTGAAGCTCGTGGTCCTTGTAATCTCTATTGTCGCCGATGGCCCAGCCGTTTACTCCGTTGAAGCCTTCTACCCACCAGCCGTCTAGAACACTGAAATTCAGAACTCCATTCATACCAGCCTTCTCACCACTGGTTCCACTAGCTTCATGAGGTCTTCTCGGTGTATTGAGCCATACATCGACACCGCTCACCAAGTGTCGAGCTATGTTCATGTCGTAATTTTCGACTATAATGATTCGACTTTTGAATTCAGGAGTCCTGGAAATTTCATAAAGCTTTCTTATCAGTTCCTTTCCAGGGTCGTCTGCAGGATGAGCCTTCCCGGCAAAGACAAACTGAACCGGTCTTTCAGAGTTCGTTATTATCGACTTCAGCCTGTTGATATCCTTGAAAATTAACGTCGCCCTCTTATATGTGGCAAATCTCCTTGCGAATCCAATCGTAAGAACATCCTCGGGAAGAGCTTCTTCGACTTCCATAAGATCTTCAATGGTTTCGCCAAGTCTCATTCTTTGCCTCTTGAGCCTACCTTGGAGAAAGTTTCTGGCCCTGGATTTTAGCGACATATGCAATTTCCAGATCTCCTCTTCGGGTATTTTGTCCACTGCCTCCCAGATTTCGGGGTCGTACACTTTTTCGTGCCAACCGACAGGCAAATATCTGTCAAGAAGTTTGACCAGATCTGGGTTCAGCCAGGTCCAGATATGTACTCCGTTTGTAACATGAGATATTGGGACCTCGACAGCCGGCAGGTCGGGGTAGATATGATTCCAAAGGTTTCTGCTTACCCTTCCGTGAAGTTTGCTGACTCCATTAGCTAGAGCGGACAATCTAAGGGCTAGAACGGTCATACTGTATTGCTGGCCTCCGCCCGGAAGTCTTTCAATCCCGAGATTTATGAATTCATCTCTCTCGGCTCTTATTGTGCTCCAGAAATCGCGGAAGTATTTGTCGATTATCTCGAGGCTGAACGTGTCATTTCCGGCGGGCACAGGAGTGTGAGTGGTAAAGACGTTGCCTGATTTGACAATCATTGAAGCTGTGGATAAATCTATCGAATTCTTCTGAACCAGCTCTCTGATTCTCTCGAGAGAAAGGAAGGCCGCATGCCCTTCATTCATGTGCCAAACATTCGGCGAATAATTGAGCATTCTGAGAGCCCTCACTCCGCCGATGCCAAGGAGAATCTCTTGTTTTATCCTAGTTTCCCGGTCACCGCCATAGAGTGTAGCAGTTATGTTTCTGTCTTCCGGCTCGTTTTGGGGAATGTCTGTATCAAGTAGATAGAGAGATGTTCTTCCCACGGCTGTCTTCCAGATTTTCGCCCAGACTTTCCTGCCTGGAAAGTCGATGTTAACAAATATCTCATCTCCCGAGTCATCCTGTGCGGGAACTACGGGGAAGTCTTCAAATTCATAAGAGTGGTATATGTTCTGTTGCCAGCCCGACTCGTCGATTCTCTGTTCGAAATAACCGTTCCTGTATAAAAGACCGACGGCAACGAAGTTCAGTCCCATATCACTGGCAGTCTTCAAGTGATCTCCAGCAAGAATCCCAAGACCCCCGGAGTAGATCGGGAAAGATTCATGGAAGCCATATTCGGCACAGAAATACGCGATACATTGTTCCTTTCTGTCCGGATGTTCTCTATCCATCCAGGTATCTTTCCCACCCATATATTCATCAAACTCTCCTACAACACTTTCATACATCTCAATAAATGGTTTGTCTTCGGAAAGCTCATAAAGTCTGGTTTGACTTATCCTTCGAAGAAGCCTTATGGGACTCCTTCTTTCCTGATACCACATTTCTGGATCCATGTATTTGAACATCTGTTGAGCGCGGTAGTTCCAACTCCACCAAAGGTTCTTTGAAAGTTCTTCAAGTCTTCTTAGCTTCTCCGGTAATCGTGGTACTGCCATCACTCTTTCGAGGAAGTACATAGCAATAACCTCCTAATTCTGGCAATTCTGTCCAATTATACCTTTTTATGCAAGTCTGTGCTTTCCTACTATCATTTCGCTCGCCATTTCTACGAATTGCTAGCAGAGCTACAAAAAAGGGAGCCTAGCTCCCTTAATTCTATCTAACTTTCGCTCTTCCATTATGGTCTTTTACGGATACCTCTTTTCTTGTCGAGTCTTCTCTTATAGGCAGAAATCTTCTCGCCGCTATCTCTCATGAACTTGGCTAGTTTCTTCTCGAAATCCTGGCTTGTAGGCGCCTCTTCTGAACCTTTGCCTTTCAAATCCTTTATAGACAGCTCCCACTTTCCGTCTTTCGTAGTTCCGAGAACCTTTGCTTCCACTTTCTGACCAACTTTGAGATAGTCTTCAATGTTCTTCACGTACTCCCTTGCGACTTTTGAAATGTGGATGAAACCCTCTTCTCCGCCTTCAAGATTTACGTACGCTCCAAATTTCTTAACAGAAGTCACACTTCCCTCAACAACGGTACCCACTTTCACACTCACATGACTAACCTCCAATTGACTATATACTTGAGTTTGCGCAAAACGCTTGCTCAGTAATTGTCTCCGTATTTGTTTCTGAACTTCTGTACTCTTCCCTCAGTGTCGAGAATCATAGAAGACGCATCTCCGCGGAAGAAGGGATGGCAGCTCGAGCAAAGGTCGATCTTGATATTTTCCTTTGTTGAATAAAACTTGTGCTCCGCGCCACACGTACACTTTACAGTCACTAGCTTCATCTCAGGGTGCATTTCTTTTTTCATCGGGGCTTCACCTCTTCATGTTGTAATTTGCACAGAATTCATTATATCATAGAGAGGAAAGCGTGTCAAAGACTTAATTATGGCTGAATGCTGTACTGGAACGGTGAGTAATGATGACTGACGATATATTGAACTTTGTGAAAGAGGCCGCTTCTTCCCAAGGATTTTACGCCTTTTATAGTAACAGAAAGGAGCGTGTCGAGAGTTTAAATAGGGCTCTAAAGAGAAGCCCTGTAAGTAGTACAACGATTGCAAAAATCCAAAGGAGAATAAGCGGATTGGCCCATCTCTCTTATGAAGAGATCGAATTTTCGATCGACATACTCCGCGAAAGAGACAGGGCACCCGAAGATAGGGTTGAATATGCTTCTACACTGTCCAAAGCATCAGTCTCAGATATGGGGCACCTGCTTTTTTTTGTGGATCCGAGAAACAATCCTCCAGTTACTGGCCCGGTAAAAGAGAGAATTCAATCGATCGATGATTACAAAGAATGGCAATCCCTAACTCGCTCAGTTGGTGAGCATGGGATTCAGGATTTCGTTATGCTCGAAGCTGCTTTGCTTTTCGAAAGGGAGGAGAATAATAGAAGCTCCAATCTCTCTGAAAGACTAATAAGAGCTGTTTACACAGATATCTCAGAAATAAAGACCCTTAGAAATGCTGTAGCTTCTCTTTCGAAATCCGAAAAAAGGCTGCTCAGCAATCTCAGGTTCACACATCCCTACGTTAAGACGGCCATTATGTCGAATCATTCTAGACCTGTCGTTATTGACGGCAGCAATGTTGTTTTTTCGATGACCGATCATGCCGATCTAAAAAGAATCGATGATCTCTTCCTAAGAATGGCTCTTTGCAGGATTGCTTTGTTCCCTTATAGGATAGTGTTTGATGCAAACATCAGATATACTATCGGCGGCTTTCAGCAGGAGAGTCTCAATAGGCTTCTGTCACTTCCTCAAGTCGAGACATACTCTCCTGCCGATGATCGGCTAATCTTTTTGGCGAGAGAGGGCGGTTCGGCAGTGATAACCTACGACAGGTTCCTGGACCATGCTGCTGAAGATATTACGATTATCAGACCGGAGGAAATCGATGAAAGTCTCAGACTATGATTTTGAGCTTCCGGAAGAACTGATAGCTCAGAAACCAGCCATTCCAAGAGACAGTTCCCGGCTATTGGTTATCGATAGGGAGACATACTCATTCGAGCATAGAGTATTCGCAGAAATCGAGGATTTTCTTCATCCGGGAGATGTTCTTGTCTTAAACAACAGTCGTGTTATTCCGGCAAGACTCCTCGGCAAAAAGGAAACAGGGGCCAAAGTGGAGGCCGTCCTTACGGAAAAGCTTGGCGGGGGCCTCTGGAAAGCCATAGTTAGGCCCGGGTCAAAAATCAAACCTGGAAACGTGCTCTTGTTCAATAAAATTTCCTGCAAAGTAATAGAACACTGCGATGATTCAAGCAGGATACTAGATTTTGGTAGCGTAACAGATGAAGACGTAAAAAAAGCAGGCCTCTTAGCAATTCCACCTTACGTCAAATACTACCCAGACAATCCAGAGTCGTACCAGACGGTCTATTCTCGGCCGGAAGGCTCCGTAGCTGCCCCCACTGCGGGATTGCACTTTACGGATACTCTTTTGGAAAGACTTAGGAAGAAAGACGTCGATGTTCAATTCATTACTCTTCATGTCGGAATTGGCACATTCAGACCCGTCAAATCAGAAACAGTAGACGGCCACAAGATGCACAATGAATTCTTCTCCGTTTCTTCGGAGGTTGCAGAGAGATTGGAGCGAGCCAGAACCGAAAAGAGAAGAATAGTAGCGGTTGGAACTACTACCGTGCGAACCTTGGAGAGTATAGTTGCTCGCCACGGCTGCATCGTAGGTGATAGCGGTCATACGGATATTTTTATCTATCCTCCTTATACATTCAAAGCGACCGACTCTCTCATAACTAACTTTCACTTACCGAGATCTACCCTTCTTATGCTCGTTTCTGCATTCGCCGGGAGGGAACTGATTCTCTCTGCCTACAGAGAAGCCATTTTAAAGAGATACAGGTTCTTCTCGTTCGGTGATGCCTGTCTGATACTATAGAGAAGCGGCTCTGAGATGCTAGAAATTCCCAAGCTGAAGTCTTATACGAAAGAATAAGGCGTCTTCTTTGCGGGAAAAAAGGTGCCCTACTGCTCTTCTTCTTCGAGCATTGGAGAGAAAAAATGCATCCACGTCATCTTAAGGACTATCGCAAAAGGCACGGCAATAATCGCACCAAAAAGCCCCCAGAGCTGTCCGGCGATAACTATCATCAAGATAATTATCACCGGGTTTATCCTGTTGTATCCCTTCATGAATACCAGGAAGAGTATAAACGCAGATGCGTGTACAATCACTAGTATTATCATTAAGGTAATCACAAGAACCAGGTCTTGAGTAGACACTGCCAGCAAGAAAAGAGGAATGAACTCAAGAGGGACACCGACAATGGGTATTAGATTTGTGAAGGCGGCCCACGTACCCATCAAAAGACTGTATTTAAGTCCCATAGAATGCACAACAATGCCAACCACCACCCCAACGATCAAGGCGATTACTACCACTGAAATTACATATCGCTCTAGATTCTTGTAAGTATCTTCGAGGAAGCTTATAGCTATTCCACGCACTTTCTTGGGGTAGAATCTGGGAATAAAATCCTTCACAGTGAGGAAGTAGTAACTCAGGTAAATCGCGCCTACAATGGTAAAGAATAGAACAAGTCCCGTACTGGTTAAGAAGCTTGGAATCTTTTCAAGTATACCAGGCAGAAATTTCATTAGGCTGCTCTGCACTTGAATGAGAAAGTTTCTCACACTTTCGTAGGTGGCTCTTTGTGTTGATGGGTCAATATTTTTCGGCATGAAGTAATCAACTACGTTGCGCCACAGTTCTTGTGAATGAACTACCATTGCATTATCCAGAACCGAAGCTGAAAGCAGTTCCGCCGCTTCTGGGTTAAGATAATTCGAAATGATTTTGTGTATCTCTTCATATGAAGCGTTTTTTTGCTTACTGCTGCTGATAATTACGACATAATCGCTTCTGTTTTTCAGGGTCTCCTCAAGTAAGGCAAGATCCTCATTCAGGTCTTCCGAGTCTGCGGTGATCGGGTCCATGATATCTGAGTAGTAACGTTTGAGATCTTTTGACAGCAGATCCAAGGATTCAACCTCTTCTGGAGAGAGTTTTGAAAGAAACTCCTCTTCGGAAAGAAATGTATCTATGTTTGCATTTACTTCGAAAGAAGTTATTTCGGTCTCTTCAGCGGAGGGAAAGAAGTCTCTCACTATGTTATAGAACTTGGAAGCTTCTTTTGCAACGGGGGTAGTAAGGAACACGATCAGAAGCGTGAGACCCGAAAAAATCACCGCCAGCCCTATGCCAAGAGAGATCGACCTTTTAATGCGAAAACTTCTTTCTGCAAATCTCGCCCATGGCTCCAATATTATGACAACCGTGAAAGTTGCGAAGAAAATCATTGCAGTTTGCAACGAAACTGAGAATACCATAAAAAAGAGAGCCAGGTAGAACAGGGTGAAAATTGCAGCATTGAAACGAGGTTTTTTCAAAATCTCACGACTCACTTTATGCCCCCTTCAAAGGGAGTTTAAAGAGTCTTTCAATCTCCGAAATCTCCTTTGTGATCCCCATAAGCACTATGAGTTTTATTCTTGCTTTAATCGGGGATAGTTCCTGAGCGAAGATTGCACCAATATCGGCCAGACTCTTTCCTCCACCAACATATCCGTAAACTCCAAGAACACGGCCTTTGAAGCACCTTGAAGTAATGATTACCGGAACCCCTTTCTCCTCTATTAGGTATTTTACTACGTGATAGACTTCTACAGGTACATTTCCCCTTCCAAATGTTTCAAGAACTACCCCTTTGAATCCAAGATCGGGAAGTATCCGCAGGATCGAACCGTCGTCTCCTGTAAAGGTCTTTACAAGGGCTATTCTCGATTCGATCTTTTCTACATTGAATACTGCCCTCAACAAAGGCTTTCTAAAGAAAATCACCGTGTCTTCATCCACGATTCCCAGTGGTCCATGACCGGGAGAGTCAAAAGTAGCAACATTGCTAGTGTATGTCTTTGTGACTTCTCTGGCGGCGTGGATTTCATCGTTAAGGCACACCATTGTCCCCATTCCAATCGCAAGGGGACTAACTGCAACTCTAACTGAGGACAATACATTTCTCGGACCATCGGTTCCCATTTCGTCGATGTTTCTCATTGCAGCAGTACAGATAATTGGTTTCTCGCTTCTGACTGTCAGATCTAGAAAATACGCAGTTTCCTCTAGCGTGTCAGTGCCGTGTGTAATAACTACTCCACAAACTTCCTCTCTATCGAGAAGCTTCTGAACTACCTTGGAAAGCGCCCACATCGTCTCGGGATTTATGTATGGGCTTGGAATGTTTGAAAACTCGTAGTGCTCGGTACAGGCCACATCTTTAAGTCCGTCGACGTCCGCCACGTGTTTGTTCAATCCCTGAGCCGGTACAGAAGCACCAGTCGCAGGATCCGTAATCATTGCGATCGTGCCACCTGTTGTGACTATAACGACCCTCTGTTTCATAGCCACTTTCCTCCTAGTTTTGTCTTTATTAATGACAGTGTCTTGTGAGTTTCTGGGCCAACAATCTTGATTAGCTCTTCTCTTGTTCTTGGTCTCTTTATCACAAGGGACTTTGCCCTATCCCTTCCAATTCCAGGGATGAACCTCATTTCTCTTTCACCTAGGTTGTTGAGTTCTGTTCCAACTGGAAGACCTGTAACGGATCTCATCCCGTGGCCTATGACTACAAAATCGGTTCTATCCTCAAACCGGACGGGGCTGCCGACAAGAATAGGATATGTACCGAGCGGTCTGCCAAAGTAGATCATCCCCTCGCTAAATTCAGGGATTACACCACGGATGATCGCTCCCAGTGGGAAGGTTTTCTTCAGCATTTCGGCGTCTATTTC encodes:
- the glgP gene encoding alpha-glucan family phosphorylase, which translates into the protein MYFLERVMAVPRLPEKLRRLEELSKNLWWSWNYRAQQMFKYMDPEMWYQERRSPIRLLRRISQTRLYELSEDKPFIEMYESVVGEFDEYMGGKDTWMDREHPDRKEQCIAYFCAEYGFHESFPIYSGGLGILAGDHLKTASDMGLNFVAVGLLYRNGYFEQRIDESGWQQNIYHSYEFEDFPVVPAQDDSGDEIFVNIDFPGRKVWAKIWKTAVGRTSLYLLDTDIPQNEPEDRNITATLYGGDRETRIKQEILLGIGGVRALRMLNYSPNVWHMNEGHAAFLSLERIRELVQKNSIDLSTASMIVKSGNVFTTHTPVPAGNDTFSLEIIDKYFRDFWSTIRAERDEFINLGIERLPGGGQQYSMTVLALRLSALANGVSKLHGRVSRNLWNHIYPDLPAVEVPISHVTNGVHIWTWLNPDLVKLLDRYLPVGWHEKVYDPEIWEAVDKIPEEEIWKLHMSLKSRARNFLQGRLKRQRMRLGETIEDLMEVEEALPEDVLTIGFARRFATYKRATLIFKDINRLKSIITNSERPVQFVFAGKAHPADDPGKELIRKLYEISRTPEFKSRIIIVENYDMNIARHLVSGVDVWLNTPRRPHEASGTSGEKAGMNGVLNFSVLDGWWVEGFNGVNGWAIGDNRDYKDHELQDRIDSVSIYSSLEKEIIPLYYSRDEKGVAKEWAKRMKNSIKEIGSKFNTHRMIADYAEDLYFPVADLSKEVEKDDFKLAKSVAIWKDKFSSSWNAIRIKPNMIGETSAKSVKVGQEISVSANIYLGTMDPSEVQVEIFVAKMNDEGEMDGFSLYPMKLVKEDVHGEYVYGGKFTVAEEGQLAYTVRVIPNPERLPHRYFIPVAKWIT
- a CDS encoding S1 RNA-binding domain-containing protein; the protein is MSVKVGTVVEGSVTSVKKFGAYVNLEGGEEGFIHISKVAREYVKNIEDYLKVGQKVEAKVLGTTKDGKWELSIKDLKGKGSEEAPTSQDFEKKLAKFMRDSGEKISAYKRRLDKKRGIRKRP
- the rpmE gene encoding 50S ribosomal protein L31, which translates into the protein MKKEMHPEMKLVTVKCTCGAEHKFYSTKENIKIDLCSSCHPFFRGDASSMILDTEGRVQKFRNKYGDNY
- a CDS encoding ribonuclease, translated to MTDDILNFVKEAASSQGFYAFYSNRKERVESLNRALKRSPVSSTTIAKIQRRISGLAHLSYEEIEFSIDILRERDRAPEDRVEYASTLSKASVSDMGHLLFFVDPRNNPPVTGPVKERIQSIDDYKEWQSLTRSVGEHGIQDFVMLEAALLFEREENNRSSNLSERLIRAVYTDISEIKTLRNAVASLSKSEKRLLSNLRFTHPYVKTAIMSNHSRPVVIDGSNVVFSMTDHADLKRIDDLFLRMALCRIALFPYRIVFDANIRYTIGGFQQESLNRLLSLPQVETYSPADDRLIFLAREGGSAVITYDRFLDHAAEDITIIRPEEIDESLRL
- the queA gene encoding tRNA preQ1(34) S-adenosylmethionine ribosyltransferase-isomerase QueA; amino-acid sequence: MKVSDYDFELPEELIAQKPAIPRDSSRLLVIDRETYSFEHRVFAEIEDFLHPGDVLVLNNSRVIPARLLGKKETGAKVEAVLTEKLGGGLWKAIVRPGSKIKPGNVLLFNKISCKVIEHCDDSSRILDFGSVTDEDVKKAGLLAIPPYVKYYPDNPESYQTVYSRPEGSVAAPTAGLHFTDTLLERLRKKDVDVQFITLHVGIGTFRPVKSETVDGHKMHNEFFSVSSEVAERLERARTEKRRIVAVGTTTVRTLESIVARHGCIVGDSGHTDIFIYPPYTFKATDSLITNFHLPRSTLLMLVSAFAGRELILSAYREAILKRYRFFSFGDACLIL